ATCCCTTTTTCTGTTTAAAATACCTTTACTATCTACAATAATCATCTTTTTTGGATCTGCCCCTGCCTTGATGAGCATCCTGACTATACAAACATTGGCAGCACCTATACCTATCATGGTGATCTTTACATCTTCTATCTTTTTATTTACGATTTTAAGGGCATTTATAAGCCCTGCGAGGGTCACTGCAGCAGTGCCCTGCTGGTCATCATGCCATATTGGTATAGGGGCCTCTGCCCTTAGTCTCTCTAATATATAAAAACACTTTGGATTTTCTATATCTTCCAGGTTAATACCTCCAAAAGACGGACACAAAATCTTTACTGTCCTTATGAATTCATCGGCGTCCTTTGTATCAAGGCATATTGGGAAGGCATCAACACCACCAAGATATTTAAACAATAACGCCTTTCCCTCCATGACAGGCATACCTGCCAAAGGACCAATATCACCCAAACCGAGAACCCTTGTCCCGTCTGTAACAACACCTACCATATTTGCCTTATTGGTATACTCATACGCCAGTTCAGGATTTTTTTGAATCTCCCTACATGGCTCTGCAACACCTGGTGTATACCATATGGCAAAATCCCTGAAATCCCTTATAATACATTTAGGGACCACCTCAATCTTGCCTTTGTAGAACGGATGCATCTTAAGGGCATCCTGGGCAGGTTTTTTTGCCTTGGCAAGCAATTCCTCTTTTGTTACCTTTTTTTCTTCCATATCCCCCCTCCTTTTTTATTATTTTCTGTGAATATATCTAATCAGCCTTTCTTATGCTGACTCAAAAACCAATCTATCATCCTCCTGGCAATACTTATATTACCCGGTATATTGGGTAGATTTTCAGGCGAAAACCATCTGGCATCTACAATCTCTTCTTTATCTATTTTAATCCTACCGCTTTTATATTTGGCTAAAAAACCTATCATCAGGGAATCAGGAAATGGCCAGGGCTGGCTTCCAAAATACCTAATATTCTTAATCTCTATTCCTACCTCCTCCCTTACCTCCCTTTCTACTGCCTCTTCTAATGTCTCTCCTGGTTCTACAAAACCAGCAAGGATACTGTAAATATCTTCCTTGAATCTTACAGCCTTGGCAAGGAGGATTTTTCCTTCTTTTTCCACAAGGACGATTATGGCAGGGGATATCCGAGGAAAAATAACGAGTCCACAATCAGGGCATTCTTTTGCCCTCAACCTGTCTTTATCCTTTGTCCTGGAACCGCATCTGCTGCAAAAAATACTTGTCCTATCCCAGTTAGTTATCTGTTTTGCCCTTATGGCGATGTTGAAAATGTCATCATCAAGATAGTCGTAGAGTTGCCAGAGACTTTGGAAGGCTAAATCCTTGGAAACAGACTGAGATTCCGACATCTCTGCAGCAAAGCAATCTCTTTCCTGAAATCTTCCCAAATAGTGAATGCGTATTGGTTTTATGTGCATCTCCTCTGGACGGATCATTATAGGCACCATCACCTCATGACCAACCTCTTTTACAAGCATCTTGTTTGCCTTGAATATAAACCAAAATGCCGGTGATTTTATTATATCCGGTGCTTTATTGTATGGGATGAATTGGCTATCCATGATTTAATCCTTATATATATCATTTTTAAATTTTTTCTCTGGAAAAGGCAACTTTTTTTTGATACTATAACATCAAAACTCGTCAAAAAGGTCCCATCGTCTAGTGGCCTAGGACGTCGGCCTCTCACGCCGAAAACACGAGTTCGAACCTCGTTGGGACCACCAACAAAACACCACAACATACATTAACCAATTTAAAAAATCTTAAAGATTTTTAAAAACCCTTGTTCTTTTGAAAAAATCTGCATTAAGAAAGTTCTTTAATGCAATCACAGCCCTCCCCCTGTGGCTTATCTTATTTTTCTCATCTAATTTTATCTCG
Above is a window of Syntrophorhabdaceae bacterium DNA encoding:
- a CDS encoding NADP-dependent malic enzyme: MEEKKVTKEELLAKAKKPAQDALKMHPFYKGKIEVVPKCIIRDFRDFAIWYTPGVAEPCREIQKNPELAYEYTNKANMVGVVTDGTRVLGLGDIGPLAGMPVMEGKALLFKYLGGVDAFPICLDTKDADEFIRTVKILCPSFGGINLEDIENPKCFYILERLRAEAPIPIWHDDQQGTAAVTLAGLINALKIVNKKIEDVKITMIGIGAANVCIVRMLIKAGADPKKMIIVDSKGILNRKRDDIKPTHKEKLEFCQITNAENREGDMAAAIKGQDVLIALSKSGPDVIQKDWISTMADNSIVFACANPIPEIWPWEAKEAGARVVATGRSDFPNQVNNSVGFPAIFRGTLDVRAKTITDEMCIAAAYELAKCAEDKGLREDYLLPTMDEWEVFPREAVAVAKKAIEQGIARLKFTEKELFQMAETKIKRAREEVGLLMEKGIIPPYNE
- the nudC gene encoding NAD(+) diphosphatase, with the protein product MDSQFIPYNKAPDIIKSPAFWFIFKANKMLVKEVGHEVMVPIMIRPEEMHIKPIRIHYLGRFQERDCFAAEMSESQSVSKDLAFQSLWQLYDYLDDDIFNIAIRAKQITNWDRTSIFCSRCGSRTKDKDRLRAKECPDCGLVIFPRISPAIIVLVEKEGKILLAKAVRFKEDIYSILAGFVEPGETLEEAVEREVREEVGIEIKNIRYFGSQPWPFPDSLMIGFLAKYKSGRIKIDKEEIVDARWFSPENLPNIPGNISIARRMIDWFLSQHKKG